The genomic segment CGCCGCAGGCGTGTGTATTCTTCTACGATAGCTCGGTTGTTTTTGACGACAGACTCCTGGCCGCAATATCCGCATTCGAAGTATTTGTCGTCGCCGGTGCCTCCGACTTTCCCGCGAGGAAAGTTGGCATTCACAGCCGAGAGCCTGAGGCCCCGGCCATCACGGGGATCGGGGCGAACACCGAAATGGGCGCATTGCGCATTCCGGCAAAAGTTCACATCCACTCCGAAAAACGGGAGAGGAAGGCGCCGTTTCGGGCCTGTCGCAGATTTTTGCGAGACGGACTTCACCTGATATCTCCATTCGTGGATTCGTTCAGGTCAAGTTTCTAAGGATAAGGTTGGCCACTTTGTGGCCAACCGAAGCATTTTCTTCAACACATCTGGTAAGGGGCTTGCGCAAGGCGCCCCTTCTTTGTACTCGAACCTTCAGCGCCTGGGCGCTTACTCTTTGATCAGTTCGGGGTTCTCGGCCAGCACCCGGGCTTCGCGCACCTTCAGGGTCGGGCGCACCGGCTCGGAATAGGCCGTGACATCCTCGCGCAGTTCCGGGAAGAGCTGCAGGATTTCCTCGCGGGCATCCTCGGCAAAGGCGCCCATGCCCACGTGACCGGGGTGGAAGCTTTCCGACGGGATGCCCTCGGCATAGACCAGCTCGTGACGGTCGAACATCATGTGGAAGTAATCCACCGTGCCGCCTTCCAGCGGGAAGACCGTCTCGTCGTTGATCAGTGCCTTCGCGGGCACCAGGGCCTCGGGCTTGCCGAACATCAGCTCCACGTGCCAGCCACGCACCAGCATCCGGTGCTGCGGCGAGACGCGCAGGTCACGCTCGTTGCCCATGGCGCCCTTGCGGATCACCACCGGGGCAAGGCTGCCCTCCGCCGGGACGGTCGTCGAGCCGATCCAGCGGATCTTCTGGAAGCCGTGGTCCATGGTGATCACTTCGTCGCCTGCCTTGAGTTCCTCGATCGGAACAGAGCCGCGGCGCGTGGCGATCAGGGTGCCGGAGACGAAGCAGGGCACGTTGGTGTTGTCGTAGGTCAGAGCCGACCCGGTGACAGCCCCGCCGGCACCGTCCTGCAGCGTGAGATCGACACCGCCGATCTGACCCGAGTAGTCGGTTCCGTCGATGTTACCGTCGAGACGACCATCCTCGGCATCCGCGCGCATCATTTCGAGCGGGGTGTCGAAGTCGCCGCCGGCTGCGTTCACATCGGCCACCGTGGTGTCGTTGTAGAAGCTGCTGAGGTCGACGAAGTCGTTGTTGGTCTGGTCGCCATCGGTGATCGAGCCGGTGTCGCCGACGCCGAAGTCGGTGATCGTGTCGGCACCCTCGGCCGACAGCTCGAGGAACGTGTCGTTGCCGTCGCCGCCGGTCATTTCGTCATTGCCGATATTGCCGTCGAGGAAGTCGTCGCCCTGACCGCCGATCAGCGTGTCGTCACCTTCGCCGGCGTCGATCGTATCCTGGTCGATGCCGCCGTCGATATAGTCGTTATCGTCGCCGCCGAAGATCAGGTCATTGTCGTCTTCGCCATAGATCACGTCCTCGCCCGCGCCGCCATAGATCGTGTCCATGCCGTTGTCGGTCACCAGGTCGGGGCTGGGGAAGCCGGTGTCTTCGTCGGTGATGTTCAGTTCATCGGGGAAGCTCGGGCCAAGGCCGCCATAGACGGTGTCGTTGCCGTCGCCCGCTTCGACGTAATCCGAGCCTTCGCCGGTGGTGATCAGGTCGTCGCCGTCACCGGCATAGACCTCGTCATCGTCGATGCCCGAGTTGATCGTGTCGTTGCCGCCGCCCGACACGATGGTGTCGGCGTCGTCGCCGGTGCGGATGCTGTCGTTGCCGTCGCCGGTCGTGACCATGTCGCGATCGTCGTTCGGGTCGCTGTCGGCCGGGAACAGGCCCGGATAGCCGCGATCGGGCAGGGCCGCCTGGCCGAGGTCGGACGACGTGTCGATGGTGTTGTCGCCATCCATGTCTTCCACGACGTCGTTGCCGTCGCCACCTGTGATGGTGTCGTTGTCGTCACCGCCCGAGAGCGTGTCGTCGCCGTCACCGCCGTCGATCGTATCCTCGCCGCCACCGCCATCGATGACATCGTCGCCGTCGCCGCCGCTCAGGTCGTCATTGCCCGGCGTTCCGACATCTCCACCCGAGACGTTGAAGGCGATATCCGTGACGTTGACGCCGCTGTTGCCGCCGCCGTCCTGGCTGTGGACCACTTCGAAATAGGCGACCGGACCCGGGATGCTGACCTTGAAGGAATGCTCGGGGTCGTTGTCATCGGTGTAGTTCTGGTCGTTGCTGTCGGCGAAGTTGTCGCCGGGCAGGCCGTTGGTGCTCGAGGTGTCGATACCGGTTCCGGCGTCCTCGATGTAAACGGGAACCTCGTTGCCGTTCTCATCGTAGGCGCGCACTTCGACAAGGCCGTCGCCGTCAAGGTCGTTCACACGGAACTCGACATCCTCGATCGTGCCTTCGTCAGAGGTCCAGCGGTAGGTGGTGCTGTTGCCGTTGACGTTGGTCACGGATTCGAAAGACGCGTCCTCGGCCACCTCATCGTCGAGGCCCGCGGTCAGCTGATCCTCGGTCTGGTACTGGCTCTGCGTCCCTGCATCCTCGTTCTCGATGGAGAAGGTGATCGACGCTTCGCCGGTGTCCTGGGTGAAACCGCTGGCATAGGCGAGATCGGCGAAGCCGGGGGCGTCGGCCCACTGGAAGATTTCACGCGCGCTGCCACCGGACGTACCGTCGGGCCCGTCGCCGAAAATCACGTCATTGCCGCCGGCACCATCGATGGTGTCGTCACCGCCATTGCCGTAGATCGTGTCGTCGCCATTGGTGATCTGGTCTCCGCCCTGATCGGTCGGAGCGTTCGAGTCATCGTAACCGAGACCCATGTTCTCGCCGGTATCTTCACCGTCGACAATGCCGGGATTATTGGTCGGGGCCATAATCGTGTTCCTCTTTACTGGATCGCCGGACGCCGGATGACGCACCGGTACTTGCATTGAGGAAAGTGTTAATCCGGCCGACCCGTCATGGCAAACGAGTCATTCCGTATATTGAAATCACTCGCGTATTGTGGACAGATTTGGAAACATTCCGGGAAGTAGCCGCCCAATTGCCTCCGCAGTTTCGACACAATCTCGCTGTCTGACGCGCCCCGACCCACCGGAAATAAGGCGAATCGCTACGGCCTGATCCGAATCGTCCTTAACCCGAACGCAAAGCGCGCCTTGCTGCGCATTCCAGATATAGCCCTGGTACTGTGCCTGCCTGTAACGATCGAGGAAATCATGCTCCACGGTGGCATCGCCGCCGGAGGCCCGCAGGGCGCGGGCGGTCATGCGGGTCACCGCAACCGGGTCGAACCGTGACAGCAGGACAGAGACCAGATCGCTTTCGAGGAAGTCGAGTTCGGCCTCCTGGTCCGGCATGGTGGTTTCGACGAGGCGCGCTTCGCCGTCCGGGCTTAAGACCGCGATTTCACACTGCATTCTGCGGTGCTTGAGCGCCTCGTCCACGGCTTTCGAGACAGGATCGATGCCGGGCGGGCTGAAAAACGCGCCGCGAAAACTGTCGCGCAGACCGGACGTGACGATTACGTGCATCTTGCCCAGTTGATAGCGCACGAAGCCCTGGTCGATCAGCGCATGGATGGCGCGATGCACGGCCGTGCGGCTGAGCCCGCTCAGGTCCGTCAGGTGTTGCGGGGACACCGGTCCATGATCCAGCACCAGACCCAGAACCAGGAGGGCCCGGCCAGCCGAGCCGGTCACGGGGGCATTCATGGCCTCGATGTCGGGGCTGTCGCTCATGCGCATCCGACTTTCGCCACATTTCCGCCCCAATGACGATGGCAGGTCATCATTTCCGGGGCAGAGACAACGGCTGCGTCAGGGGATATGCGGCGCGTCGTCCTCATTGCGCCTGCACCGGCCCGACCGGCTTGGGCGAGAAACCCAGAGGACTGAGCCCGTCATAGGTGCGGTCGGCGAGTGTCTTGGCGGCGATCTGCGCCTTCAGGGCCGAAAGGAACTTCCCCTCGGCCCGGCTGAGCCGGCTTGCGGGGTTGGTAACGACGTAAATGTCGACAGCCGGCGGGTTTTCGTAGGGCGGCAAGCGCCACAGCGTGCCGTTCTCCAGATCCTGCCGCACCACGTGGATGGGGAGCGGGCCGATGCCCAGGCCGCAGGAAATCAGCCGCCGCACCTCTTCCAGGTGGGTCGACCGGCCAACGATGTTGTGATCGAGGTCGTTATCGCGGCGGAAGATGGCCACCGGCCGCAGGGCATCGTCCATGCTGTCGGTTTCGAAGGACACTCCGGCACAGCCGCGCAGATCGCTGATATCGAGGTTCCGCCGTCCGTAAAGCGGGTGAGGGGGGCCGCAGAAGAAACCGAAATGCTCGCGATAGATTCGTTCGTATTCCAGTTTTGCCAACCGGCGATTGAGCAGACAGATCCCGAAAGGTGCCGTTTTTTCCAGCACACCGCGCAAAACATTGCGGCTGGTCTCGATACGGATTTCGAAACTGACCTCTGGATAGGCGCGGTGGAAGTCGACGAGGGTCTGGTCGAGGATCGGGGTGACAACGTGGCTGGCCAGCAGGATTTCGACATGCCCCGTCAGCTCCTTGGTGGCCGATTGGGTCAGGTCCGCCAGCCGGGAGATCGAGCCGTAGATTTCGGTGCATTCGCGGTAAAGTTCCCGCCCTGCAGAGGTCAGCCGGAACGCGCCGCCCCCACGTTCTATAAGGCGGCTGCCGATTTGCGCCTCGAGGCGGCCGAGGGCAACGCTGACCGTTGGCTGGCGTCGCAGGAGGCGGGTTGCGGCCGCCGTGATCCCGCCTTCCTCGACGATCACCACGAAGGTGCGCAGCAGGTTCCAGTCGAGGTTGGTTACGAACTTGTCGGCGTGGTTCAGCGCCTCGTCCTTTCACTTTCGGGGCCAGATCCGCGGCCCCATAAATCTCGTCTATGCTCTGAATAGGTATTATCAATTTGAGGCATTTTGACGGTGCCTGCAATAGTTTGGCCTACGAGGCTCTGGAAAAAGAGCCGGGAACCAACGGGAGACATTCAATGACGACTTTCAGATTGCTGACCGCCACCGCGGTCGGCGCCCTTGTGACGGCCGGCGCCGCCATGGCCGCCGATTGCCCCATCAAGATCGGCGGTATCGCCCCGCTTTCGGCCCCCGGCACCGTGGTCGGCGGTGAGGCGATGCGCGAGGCGATGCTGATCGCCGAGGAAGACATCAACGCGGCCGGCGGCGTGCTGGGCTGCGACATCGAGGTGGTGATCGGCGATTCCGAGGGCCTGCCCGAGAAGGGTGCCGCCCTGATGGAGAAATTCATTTCGCAGGATGGCGTTGTCGCCGTGGGTGGCGGCTATCACAGTTCGGTCGGCGTGGCGTCGAAGGACGTGGCGCAACGCCTTGGCGTGCCGACGGTCTTCGCCGAGACGTGGAATGACACCATCACCGGCGACAAGCAGAAATACATCTTCCGCATCGCGCCGCTCAGCTCGTGGGCCTCGGCAACCATCTGGCAATTTGCGCTGACCGTGCCGGGCGTCGAAAAGGTGGCGATCCTGACCGAGAACACCGACTACGGCATTCCCGCCTCGCAGGAAACCGCGAAGGGCCTGGAAAGCGGCGGCGTGGAAAGCACCACCTTCTCGGTGGATATCGGCACGCAGGACTATGCCGGCATCGTGCAGCGGATCAAGGCCGAGAACCCGGACATGATCATTACCCTGGTGACGGGCGAGGCCGCCTACAACTTCACCCAGCAGGCTGCGGATGCCGGCATCGGGCCGCTCGATCTGCCCTTCGTGACCGGGCAGGACGCGCTGGAATCGGGCGCCTACTGGCAGAACGTGCCGGACGGGCAGAACGCCTTCGTGCAGCGGATCGGCGTGCCCGAGACCCAGTTCACCGAAAAGGGCAAGGCCTTCGCCGCCACCTACAAGGAGCGGATGGGCAAGTCTGACGTCGAGAGCTACGCGATGGAGGCCTACGATTCGATCGCCATCATTGCCCAGGCGATCGAAGAGGCCGGTTCGACTGACGCCGACGCGATCGTCACGGCACTGGAAGGGATCGAGCATGACGGTACGCTCGGCAAGATCTACTTCCCCTATGGCACGCAGAAAGACCCGTCTGAAGATGGCAAGGGCGACGAATGGTGGCACCAGTGGCCCGATCCGGCGCTGACCATGATCCAGTACCAGGAAGAAGGGCAGGACTCGACCAGTGCGGCGATCGTCTACCCGGATGCCTACAAGACGGCTGAACCCGTTTTCGTGAACGAGTGATCCGCTGATCCGCCCGGGCGCTCTGATGGCGCCCGGGCCCGCCACAATCCGAAAACAGCCGGGACAAACCCGGCGTGACACGGGGGACATCGTGGAATTTCCGTTGCTGTTCTGGGGCGTGCTGGCCTGGATGATCTTCTGGGCTGTCGCCGGAAGCATTCTCATCAAGCGCCGCTATCTCGCCCGCGATCTCGACACGTCGAACGCGGCCTTCATCGGCACCATGGCCGGCGCCTCGCTTGGCCCGGTTGGGCTGGCTGCGGTCTGGGCGGCGACGCCGCGCGCGTCGGTTTACCTGACCACGTCGCTGGCGCTGCTGACCGTGCTGATCGTCGCGGTGACGTTCAGTTTCGCCGACCCCGACAATATCTGCGTCGTCTCCGGTGGTTTCGTGGCCAGCCAGTTCGTGAACGGGCTGATCATAGGCATCATCTACGGGTTCATGGCGCTTGGCCTGTCGCTGATCTTTTCGATCCTCGGTGTGGTCAGCTTCGCCCATGGGGAATTCTACATGATCGGCGGGATGCTGGTTTATTTCATCACCGAGGTCTGGTTTCCCGGGATCAACCCGCTGATGGGGGTGTTGGGCGCCTGCCTCGTGGCCTTCCTGCTGGGCGCGGCGTTCGAGCGGCTGATGCTGACGCCGATGTATCACGGCAAGATCGACCGGCCGATCGAATACGGGATCCTCGTGACCTTCGGCCTGGCCTTCACGCTGCAGTATTTCGTGCAGGCTCTGGTGGGCGCCAACCCGGTGAAAGCGCAGCGCTTCCTCGAATTCCCGCGCTGGCGTTTCCCCGCCGAGGCCGACCCGATCTGGATCAAGACCAGCCGGGGCAGCATGACGCTCTTCGAGCAGGTCACCATTTCCAGCCCGCGTTTCACCGCGGCCATCACCTGCATCCTCGTTCTGGCGGCGCTTCTCTTCCTGATGCATCGCACGTGGACAGGAAAAGCCCTGCGCGCCGTTAGCCAGGACCGCGAGGCCGCCGCCATCACCGGCATCAACCCCAACACGATGAACATGCTGGCCTTCGCCCTAGGGGGCATGATCGCCGCGCTGGCCGGCGCGCTGCTGGTGCAGGCCTTTTCATGGTTGCCGCAGGTGGGCGCCATCCCCGCGATGCGCTCCTTCGTGATCGTCGTGCTGGGCGGGCTCGGCTCTTTGCCCGGGGCCTTCATCGGCGGCATCATGGTCGGCCTTGTCGAGGCCGCGGGGACCGGCTGTGTTCCCGACGCTCAGAAAGCCGCCAGCTATATCCCGGCCTACGGCATGATCGTGCTCACGCTCACGCTGCTGCTGCGGCCCACGGGCATGTTCGGCCGCCGCTTCGCCAGCGGCATGCACGGACAGGGCTAGGGGGTAGAGGCCATGAGAAAGCAGATACCCAACATTGCCGGCGGCATCTTCCTGATCATCCTGCTGATCTTTCCGCTGACCTATGGGGCGGCGGATTACGACTACATCATGCACATCCTGATCACCGGCTTCTTCTACGCGATCCTCGCGGCAAGCTGGTCGATGCTGTCGGGCTATGCGGGGCAGTTTTCGTTCGGGCACATGGGCTTCATGGCGATCGGCGCCTATACGACGGGCCTGTTCTGTCACTACATCTACCTCTCGCCCGAGCCGACGGAACTTTGCGCGGAAACGCCCTTCTTCGGCCAGTGGCTGGTGGTGGTGAACCCGATCGGGGTAACCTCGACCACCCTGACACAGGATTGCCTGCGGCAGGCGCTCGAAGCATGGGGCGGCACGGTCGACGTGCAACCGATGCCGGTTTTGCTCGGGATTATTCTGGGCACGCTGATGGGCGCGCTTGCGGGTTTCCTTGTCGGCATGTTGGTGCTGCGCCTCCGGGCAGCGTATCTCGCGCTGTTCACGCTGGGCTTCTCCGAGATCCTCAAGGCCACCATCTCGGCCGAGATCGACATCACGCGGGGGCAGGCGGGGCTGGAATTGCCGCCGCTCTATCCCAACGGCGTCAACCTTTTCGGCACCTATTTCGAACCCACCGACAAACTGCCGCCGTACTACACGATGCTGGCGCTGCTATTGGCATGCCTCGCCGTCCTCGGCTGGCTGGCGCGATCGAAATTCGGCCTTTTCGTACGCGCCCTGCGCGAGGATCAGGATGCGGCTGCAGCACTTGGCGTGAACA from the Roseovarius indicus genome contains:
- a CDS encoding Hint domain-containing protein; protein product: MAPTNNPGIVDGEDTGENMGLGYDDSNAPTDQGGDQITNGDDTIYGNGGDDTIDGAGGNDVIFGDGPDGTSGGSAREIFQWADAPGFADLAYASGFTQDTGEASITFSIENEDAGTQSQYQTEDQLTAGLDDEVAEDASFESVTNVNGNSTTYRWTSDEGTIEDVEFRVNDLDGDGLVEVRAYDENGNEVPVYIEDAGTGIDTSSTNGLPGDNFADSNDQNYTDDNDPEHSFKVSIPGPVAYFEVVHSQDGGGNSGVNVTDIAFNVSGGDVGTPGNDDLSGGDGDDVIDGGGGEDTIDGGDGDDTLSGGDDNDTITGGDGNDVVEDMDGDNTIDTSSDLGQAALPDRGYPGLFPADSDPNDDRDMVTTGDGNDSIRTGDDADTIVSGGGNDTINSGIDDDEVYAGDGDDLITTGEGSDYVEAGDGNDTVYGGLGPSFPDELNITDEDTGFPSPDLVTDNGMDTIYGGAGEDVIYGEDDNDLIFGGDDNDYIDGGIDQDTIDAGEGDDTLIGGQGDDFLDGNIGNDEMTGGDGNDTFLELSAEGADTITDFGVGDTGSITDGDQTNNDFVDLSSFYNDTTVADVNAAGGDFDTPLEMMRADAEDGRLDGNIDGTDYSGQIGGVDLTLQDGAGGAVTGSALTYDNTNVPCFVSGTLIATRRGSVPIEELKAGDEVITMDHGFQKIRWIGSTTVPAEGSLAPVVIRKGAMGNERDLRVSPQHRMLVRGWHVELMFGKPEALVPAKALINDETVFPLEGGTVDYFHMMFDRHELVYAEGIPSESFHPGHVGMGAFAEDAREEILQLFPELREDVTAYSEPVRPTLKVREARVLAENPELIKE
- a CDS encoding MarR family transcriptional regulator, translating into MSDSPDIEAMNAPVTGSAGRALLVLGLVLDHGPVSPQHLTDLSGLSRTAVHRAIHALIDQGFVRYQLGKMHVIVTSGLRDSFRGAFFSPPGIDPVSKAVDEALKHRRMQCEIAVLSPDGEARLVETTMPDQEAELDFLESDLVSVLLSRFDPVAVTRMTARALRASGGDATVEHDFLDRYRQAQYQGYIWNAQQGALCVRVKDDSDQAVAIRLISGGSGRVRQRDCVETAEAIGRLLPGMFPNLSTIRE
- a CDS encoding LysR family transcriptional regulator; this encodes MVIVEEGGITAAATRLLRRQPTVSVALGRLEAQIGSRLIERGGGAFRLTSAGRELYRECTEIYGSISRLADLTQSATKELTGHVEILLASHVVTPILDQTLVDFHRAYPEVSFEIRIETSRNVLRGVLEKTAPFGICLLNRRLAKLEYERIYREHFGFFCGPPHPLYGRRNLDISDLRGCAGVSFETDSMDDALRPVAIFRRDNDLDHNIVGRSTHLEEVRRLISCGLGIGPLPIHVVRQDLENGTLWRLPPYENPPAVDIYVVTNPASRLSRAEGKFLSALKAQIAAKTLADRTYDGLSPLGFSPKPVGPVQAQ
- a CDS encoding ABC transporter substrate-binding protein; the protein is MTTFRLLTATAVGALVTAGAAMAADCPIKIGGIAPLSAPGTVVGGEAMREAMLIAEEDINAAGGVLGCDIEVVIGDSEGLPEKGAALMEKFISQDGVVAVGGGYHSSVGVASKDVAQRLGVPTVFAETWNDTITGDKQKYIFRIAPLSSWASATIWQFALTVPGVEKVAILTENTDYGIPASQETAKGLESGGVESTTFSVDIGTQDYAGIVQRIKAENPDMIITLVTGEAAYNFTQQAADAGIGPLDLPFVTGQDALESGAYWQNVPDGQNAFVQRIGVPETQFTEKGKAFAATYKERMGKSDVESYAMEAYDSIAIIAQAIEEAGSTDADAIVTALEGIEHDGTLGKIYFPYGTQKDPSEDGKGDEWWHQWPDPALTMIQYQEEGQDSTSAAIVYPDAYKTAEPVFVNE
- a CDS encoding branched-chain amino acid ABC transporter permease; this encodes MEFPLLFWGVLAWMIFWAVAGSILIKRRYLARDLDTSNAAFIGTMAGASLGPVGLAAVWAATPRASVYLTTSLALLTVLIVAVTFSFADPDNICVVSGGFVASQFVNGLIIGIIYGFMALGLSLIFSILGVVSFAHGEFYMIGGMLVYFITEVWFPGINPLMGVLGACLVAFLLGAAFERLMLTPMYHGKIDRPIEYGILVTFGLAFTLQYFVQALVGANPVKAQRFLEFPRWRFPAEADPIWIKTSRGSMTLFEQVTISSPRFTAAITCILVLAALLFLMHRTWTGKALRAVSQDREAAAITGINPNTMNMLAFALGGMIAALAGALLVQAFSWLPQVGAIPAMRSFVIVVLGGLGSLPGAFIGGIMVGLVEAAGTGCVPDAQKAASYIPAYGMIVLTLTLLLRPTGMFGRRFASGMHGQG
- a CDS encoding branched-chain amino acid ABC transporter permease, producing MRKQIPNIAGGIFLIILLIFPLTYGAADYDYIMHILITGFFYAILAASWSMLSGYAGQFSFGHMGFMAIGAYTTGLFCHYIYLSPEPTELCAETPFFGQWLVVVNPIGVTSTTLTQDCLRQALEAWGGTVDVQPMPVLLGIILGTLMGALAGFLVGMLVLRLRAAYLALFTLGFSEILKATISAEIDITRGQAGLELPPLYPNGVNLFGTYFEPTDKLPPYYTMLALLLACLAVLGWLARSKFGLFVRALREDQDAAAALGVNTTRYKVLVFTITCAMAAAAGAVQGHYVQIITPNMLFLLQMSLVVAMAVIGGIENFVAAAIGAIILQVVLELLRNSFVIGGIEVDMTIWRLVFFGLLLMITLRFFRNGLIAPIIAYFRREGVAEETVAKRASTVTGPGGGPHRTEAPD